aatttcccctcgaacagaaaatttttgattttttgaattgaaattttttttaaaaaaagtatgatagtcaaaaaaacacactgaGATGTCCACCTGGAAATCAGCTCAAATTTGTATAAGCTTTTTAAACAAGTCgaaaataagccacaactcaatttttagctacccaaaaTGAATTTACAGaccttttggagaaattttaaagttttggagaaatcaaaaattgtgcaggaggcttcagaatggctctGAATTGTGAAATccgaatgggggggggggggggtgggttggTTCCTCACAAGATACCGccatttgcaaaattttcaaaaacttcccttcgaacagaaaatttttgatttttttgaatttttttcttacaaatatCTAAcctaacagctggtcaaaggtCGAGAATTagccaaaactcgatttttgtagaTACCCAAACTAATTTCCATggcttctggagaaatttttcaattctagaGACAtctaaaatcgcgctggaggctccagaatggccagaaataatgaaattcggTTTTGGGGAATGGTTATTACTTATTAGTTTCAGAAGTACGTAcaataatttccatcatttttactggaAACTTAAGTgtacacttttttcaacaaaaatacatttttttcatggggggggggggtgtttgttaAATCTCcgaaaatggtcgattttgaattttcaaaaattctcaaaaaatcaaattttggtaatggAGGTTACAGAtcatgctctttctaaaaatggTTGCATCGTTTAAATCGGAAGtggacacctcgagaggtttgttagataaaatcaattatttcaacaaaacaaatttcgcagtaaaaatcataaaattcaatcaactttccagttttaccaattttctgagaaaaattttcagaaaatggcACAATCCTGTCAATacgtcaatttttccaacattcctCAAGGAAATCATACACTTTCAAAGCCAATTCATCACATTTTAAAGAACAATAATCCTACATCTCCCTCAAAAAGATCTCTCTTCAGTAAAAATCCCACCCCAACAACACCTAATCCTCAAACTAACCACAAAATCTAAATCAGCATGACGAAAATCGACACCCCTCATCATCAATGGCATCTGCAATTCATCCAACTCCttcgcaaaaaaaacacaaacaaccacactctcaaaaatcataaatcgcaTATACTCTTACCCACCAAATCATACCAAAAATCGCTCAAATTCACCTCCTTCAGCTACGAGTAAAGCTTACACGAATACCACATGGAGCTTTTCTTTCGAGTGAAAAACCCCACCAGGAGAAATTTTCTTTACAAATCACCaccatttacttttttttataccgGAACTGGGTGATTTTTCTCACAATTAAATTATCGATAAGCTGTTCGACAGTTCACGTCAACACAACCAGTTTAAAATATTGCAACTTGGtagaaaaaaaggggaaaaaaacagtgaaattccGCTAACCTTCGATTCCTATTTAACGCAACATGCTTCGGCAAAAATTACCGGTTAGGTAATGAATAATGATAATTAAAGTTTATACAGAGAGTTAAATTCCAATATAGTATTGTTCTGTTCATTATTGTCAGTACATATAtgatttgaagtttgaactttgTAGGCGAATCGAGAGTGGACATCTGACACGATGAAATTCGAACATCAGACTTGCGAAGAAGAATATGCTCGAGATCCCAAACTGGACAAAGAAGATATCCAGCAATTGATGCAATGGATCGAGAAACAACCTCATATGCCTCGAGTTTCAGGTAAGTGCGAAGAAATTGGATCATTTACGTTCTCTTCTCAAGTCACATTTCAAATACTCAAAGGCACCTTTATCTTTTTTCTTCAGAGTACCACGTAATGCAATATTACCACTGCTCCGACTACAGTCAGCAAAAAGCCAAAGATCTCCTAGACTTACACTATGCATACCGTAACGAAGCTTTGGAATTATTCCACGGACCCGGCTACGAGGCTCCTAAATACCCTCACAATATTTGGGACATCGTGTAAGTAAACCTGGCCATCTTCGTGCTGATTTTCTCACAACCTCGAGGTTCTTATTCATCTCTGATCATTCCAGATACATAATCGAGCTTCCTAAACCATCCCCCGAAGGATACAGATTGATTTACTGCGGTTTAAAGGATACTACCCCTTCTAAATATAATTTCGACCTGAGTCTGCACACTTTTATCAAAGCTATGATGACCGTCGTAATGGAACAAGGGCATTGCCCCGGTTACGCGTTCATATTCGACATACACGGTATCGTAATCAGTCATTTGGCCACAGTTAGCATTTCTTCGGtacgaaaatttttatattttgtccAGGTGAGTATCATTTTTCTCATACACCCCTACCACAGTGACCTTGAATAGACCTAAAGTTGCCATATTGTCGCAGCCATATATCAaatattcgttcaaaaaaaaacctaatctGATAAAAACGTATTCATTTCACACCTAAAACAAGTCACACTCATAACTAACGAACCGGTTACCACGAAATTggtcgttttcaaaatccacgaataaaaaaaaaacacaacagaaCTAAAGAACTTGGAAAGGGCAAAATATTGTCAACAAGTAtaacaaaaatatgtatatatGCTACAGTAAAATGATAATCAAACCAGAAATTTCGTgtgacttgaaagttgaaacgatTCGATCACGTTGACTTCTTGATTCCGGGTGAGAAATAtacgaaaaattagaatttaagGAAATAATATCACAGTTGGCTAAATGTCGTATTCGAGTAAACTGTCACACGATCTGGTTCACCATACGGAAGGTTAGCTTGTCTCGATCTCGAGAAGATCAACCATTATAGGCTGTTTAATTGACGATTTATTATCTATTCTACTTCCACCTCGTATATTTGGATCAATTAACATAAGACCCTTAGATGATGGTACCATAATTTTTCTTCTGCAGACCTCTCGTATTACAGGCagtcataaaaaataattaagcaAATTTTATTATACCCGGCAAGGTTTCCATTAAATTATATTCTCATTCTTTTCCTTCTTTTCCTCTTTTTCAGGAAGCTGTACCAGTTAAAGTAAAAGCTGTCCATGTAGTGAATATTTCGCCCATAATTGACCGACTCATGATGTTAGCTAAACCTTTCCTCAAGAAAGAACTATACGAAATGGTACTCAATTCTTCATAAGCAAGCAGTGGATACTTTCAACATCATTTTaaccttttttaaaatgcttttaGATCCACATACAGTCCGATATGAACGTATTTTACCAAAGTGTGCCCAAAGATCTTGTACCATCCGATATAGGAGGAACTTTACCTTCGAGAATTGAACTTCAAGGTTAGTGTACCTTCACGTtgcattgttttcattttacacatacctaagtacctactgcATCAAAGTATAACTACCTCACCTAACCTAATAACTGTTGTTCCTggtttattctaattttttaaatacatacgtGATGCTTTTTTAATGCACATTTTATAGCAATATTCAAAGCTAAATTAGATGCTATGGAGAGTTGCGTAGACGAAGAGCTCAGACTTCGTACGGATGAGAAGAAAAGAGCAAATAAACCCAATGCCAAGCTGATGCATAATTCGATGCAAGGatcgtttaaaaaattagcTATCGATTGATCTATATTCGAACGGAGTaagtcgataaaaaaaaattcgtaagtTTTGTACAGTTAAAGGTAATATTAACGAGGAAGCTTATTTCcaagtaataaaattttctgagtactaaaattttgaatttattaccTACTTGTGCAGTGTGCACATAATACCCGAAATAAACtcgtaaatttttgtttgtcgACATTGTAATAAATTTCGTTTTACGACGAGCTTTCAACTAAGAGATAACTCAGGCAAGGAAAAATAAAGTACGAAATtgaaaagttcacaaaaataggtatcaaaatatgtacatacatacaaaaatttaatattttcgttACGTgcgaattttggggaaaattcatcgaaatgaatgaatttttgaatcaattcgagttttaaaaactaatgctttccaaaaaaaaaaaaaaatgaaaatttcaatttaaaaaagattgtaaattttgaacaaaatattttcaaaaaatttgaaaaacatcaagCATAAAATTAATGTCTTAAAAGgctgaaaaaataaccaaaattcggagaaagagttgaaaaaattacacaaaattttgaaatcatagAAAAGGAAGTATCGAAACTTTCTCAAACTTCATTCAGGgcctaataaaaatttttttgaacattttgcaaCTTCGACATGAAAATATCTAAAAAGCGCAACCGTTTATGGATattagttgtatttttttttgcgagttCTTTGCATCTCATTCTTTTAAATTCAAGATGACcttcaaaattgctcatt
This region of Planococcus citri chromosome 5, ihPlaCitr1.1, whole genome shotgun sequence genomic DNA includes:
- the LOC135847751 gene encoding alpha-tocopherol transfer protein-like, translating into MKFEHQTCEEEYARDPKLDKEDIQQLMQWIEKQPHMPRVSEYHVMQYYHCSDYSQQKAKDLLDLHYAYRNEALELFHGPGYEAPKYPHNIWDIVYIIELPKPSPEGYRLIYCGLKDTTPSKYNFDLSLHTFIKAMMTVVMEQGHCPGYAFIFDIHGIVISHLATVSISSVRKFLYFVQEAVPVKVKAVHVVNISPIIDRLMMLAKPFLKKELYEMIHIQSDMNVFYQSVPKDLVPSDIGGTLPSRIELQAIFKAKLDAMESCVDEELRLRTDEKKRANKPNAKLMHNSMQGSFKKLAID